A genomic stretch from Aedes albopictus strain Foshan chromosome 2, AalbF5, whole genome shotgun sequence includes:
- the LOC109428255 gene encoding ras-related protein Rab-9B — protein MTNMRPPSKNILLKVVILGDGGVGKSCLMNRFVSNFFDANSFHTIGVEFLNKDIQVENERYTLQIWDTAGQERFKALRTPFYRGSDICLLAYAVDDKASFRALIQWREEFLKYYDVKADRFPFIVVGTKNDIPPAQRQVMAEEVSEWCQEHHVAAFIETSAKTSDNVYEAFALAVKQWQRLEKSTERELRAQGQDIIDLTQGVNLSANTSRFCCIGSNNSAPAYQDDDDYPN, from the exons ATGACGAATATGAGGCCTCCGAGTAAAAATATACTGCTGAAAGTGGTAATCTTAG GCGATGGTGGTGTTGGCAAGAGCTGCCTGATGAACCGTTTTGTTTCGAACTTTTTCGACGCCAACAGTTTTCACACGATCGGAGTGGAATTTTTGAACAAGGATATTCAGGTGGAAAACGAACGATACACGCTGCAG ATCTGGGACACGGCCGGCCAAGAGCGTTTCAAAGCCCTGCGGACTCCATTCTACCGTGGGTCGGACATTTGCCTGCTAGCGTACGCCGTCGACGATAAGGCCAGTTTTCGTGCATTGATCCAGTGGCgagaagaattcctcaaatactACGACGTAAAGGCGGATCGTTTCCCATTCATTGTGGTCGGTACCAAGAACGACATCCCGCCAGCCCAGCGACAGGTGATGGCCGAAGAGGTTTCCGAATGGTGCCAGGAGCATCACGTGGCCGCCTTCATCGAAACGTCGGCCAAGACCTCTGACAACGTTTACGAAGCGTTCGCTTTGGCCGTGAAACAGTGGCAACGGTTGGAGAAGTCCACCGAACGGGAGCTCCGAGCCCAGGGCCAGGACATAATCGATCTGACGCAGGGTGTAAATCTGAGCGCAAATACGAGCCGGTTTTGCTGCATTGGCAGCAATAATAGTGCCCCGGCGTACCAAGACGATGACGACTATCCAAACTAA